The following coding sequences are from one Cryptococcus deuterogattii R265 chromosome 1, complete sequence window:
- a CDS encoding dihydrodipicolinate synthetase: MPAATINSKTLPPGIYCPTITFFQPTAEQNLDVETHVKHMEFLARSGLAGVVVQGSTAEAVTLDDEERKTLIRTAKEAFKRCGNNGPVIAGTVGAQSSRQALKLCQDAAEAGADFALVLPPSYYPGVMSANAIQSFFEELASSSPIPIIIYSYPGVCSGINMDTDLICRLARHPNIAGVKHTDHDVGRIARETAQSLGNAFGSPFTILGGASDYLLGTVAVGGQGAITGMANVAPRVCVKAFELARAGRHEEALQYARVISTAEWGMGKGAILGTKYMTVWANDYAPTAALARKPLPLCPESTKQHVRAVGTEIVAFERSLERQGWAGPAMRGETQSEEVLVAPKKTNGVVNGPKEVAV; the protein is encoded by the exons ATGCCTGCCGCGACTATCAACTCTAAGACATTGCCTCCTGGCATTTATTGCCCTACTATCACCTTTTTCCAACCTACTGCCGAGCAGAACTTGGATGTCGAGACTCATGTAAAGCATATGGAGTTCCTCGCAAGATCTGGATTAGCTGGTGTCGTTGTTCAAGGTTCGACTGCGGAGGCTGTAACTCtggacgatgaagagagaaagact CTTATCAGAACCGCGAAAGAGGCTTTCAAAAGATGTGGGAACAATGGACCTGTGATTGCGGGTACTGTTGGTGCTCAGTCTTCTCGCCAAGCTCTTAAACTCTGCCAAGATGCCGCCGAAGCTGGCGCCGATTTCGCACTCGTgctccctccttcttactACCCAGGTGTCATGTCAGCCAACGCCATCCAGTCGTTctttgaagaa CTTGCCAGCTCTTCTCCTATTCCGATCATTATTTACTCCTACCCCGGAGTTTGCAGCGGAATCAACATGGACACCGATTTAATTTGTCGACTTGCTCGACACCCTAACATTGCTGGGGTAAAGCACACCGATCATGATGTCGGAAGGATTGCCCGGGAAACTGCTCAGTCCTTGGGCAACGCCTTTGGTT CCCCATTCACAATTTTGGGTGGGGCTTCAGATTATCTTCTGGGCActgttgctgttggtgGCCAAGGTGCGATTACTGGCATGGCCAATGTCGCTCCTCGGGTCTGCGTTAAAGCGTTTGAGCTCGCACGAGCTGGCCGTCACGAAGAAGCTTTGCAGTACGCAAGGGTGATTTCTACTGCCGAATGGGGCATGGGCAAGGGTGCCATCCTCGGGACCAAG TACATGACTGTGTGGGCCAACGATTACGCCCCTACAGCGGCTCTTGCTAGAAAACCTTTGCCCCTGTGCCCTGAATCAACCAAACAACATGTCCGAGCGGTTGGGACCGAGATAGTAGCTTTCGAGCGTTCATTAGAACGGCAAGGATGGGCTGGGCCAGCCATGAGGGGAGAAACGCAAAGCGAGGAAGTACTTGTCGCTCCGAAGAAAACGAACGGCGTTGTGAACGGTCCGAAGGAGGTAGCCGTTTGA
- a CDS encoding cytoplasmic protein: MSSHITQASELIDWIVSNGGYFHPSAKLRIDESTGLSVFADDTIHPEEKLVSCPFSLAVTSELATQAVCEITGIEEGQLIWPKDLGKEDEPWNERMRIGAYLGLHWVYQERPDAEWPRSLVHKTYLASLPSASNLPTPLYFTESELQLLSGSNLLGAVEDRRAEWSAESKALRTILKEDGLTWERYLATSTYMSSRAFPSKLLDLPPDGEMVPQSTRIDPVSKPVLLPGVDIFNHARGQPILWLSSMVSTPNAPQGVPSISLVSSSVCEAGSQLFNNYGAKPNEELLLGYGFVLNSNPDDIVNLRLGTASLPEHINEKLQSKGLDARERFELRRNGEVDKRLLEIMRVLLGGGNEENELDDDDEHALHEKEEREMQLELDVLGMLGGMLEDKLEKLRTGSKIEVVDARAEVRRMCAVYRQGQMDILNAALDKLSDRIERIEGLMDEGMGGCPCCS, from the exons ATGTCATCTCACATCACACAGGCATCAGAGCTCATTGACTGGATAGTCTCGAATGGAGGTtatttccatccttccgCAAAGCTGCGA ATAGATGAGTCAACAGGACTGTCTGTATTCGCAGACGACACCATACACCCTGAAGAGAAGCTAGTGTCCTGCCCGTTCTCCCTTGCTGTGACTTCTGAGTTGGCCACACAGGCTGTGTGCGAGATTACAGGAATCGAGGAAGGGCAGTTGATCTGGCCTAAAGACCTTGGtaaagaagatgagccATGGAATGAAAGGATGAGAATTGGTGCATATCTAGGCCTTCATTGGGTTTATCAGGAGAGACCTGACGC AGAATGGCCGCGATCTTTGGTGCACAAGACGTACTTGGCATCTTTGCCTTCAGCTTCAAATCTACCTACACCGTTGTACTTCACCGAATCAGAACTGCAGTTGTTGTCCGGTAGTAATCTTCTCGGCGCAGTAGAGGATCGCAGGGCAGAGTGGTCGGCTGAGTCAAAAGCGTTGAGGACTAttttgaaggaggatggtttGACATG GGAGAGGTATCTGGCCACATCTACTTATATGTCATCACGAGCATTCCCATCTAAATTACTCGATCTCCCGCCAGATGGTGAGATGGTTCCTCAGTCGACCAGGATTGACCCTGTTTCAAAGCCTGTTCTTCTCCCCGGAGTGGATATCTTCAATC ATGCTCGTGGTCAACCCATTCTTTGGCTCTCATCAATGGTGTCTACTCCCAACGCTCCCCAAGGAGTTCCGTCAATCTCCCTTGTTTCTTCATCAGTGTGTGAAGCTGGTTCACAGCTGTTCAACAATTACGGTGCAAAGCCCAACGAAGAACTTTTGCTTGGGTACGGTTTCGTACTGAACTCTAACCCTGATGATATTGTCAACCTTCGATTAGGAACCGCCTCCTTACCAGAACACATTAATGAAAAGCTACAGTCTAAAGGTCTCGATGCTAGAGAGCGATTTGAGCTGAGAAGAAACGGGGAGGTTGATAAGCGTTTGTTGGAAATCATGAGGGTGTTATTAGGTGGAGGAAACGAGGAAAATGAAttggacgatgatgatgaacatgCCTTGCatgaaaaagaggaaagagaaatgcagcttgagcttgatgtGCTAGGCATGCTGGGCGGGATGCTGGAGGATAAACTGGAGAAGCTTAGAACGGGGAGCAAAATTGAAGTTGTGGATGCAAGGGCGGAAGTACGGAGGATGTGCGCCGTGTATCGGCAGG GTCAAATGGACATCCTCAATGCTGCATTGGATAAGCTTTCTGATCGTATTGAACGGATAGAAGGTTTGATGGATGAGGGTATGGGCGGATGCCCTTGTTGTTCGTAG
- a CDS encoding methyltransferase translates to MHQNNPYLKQKPDFARLASRYPKFAPFVNVSEDGYPSIDFQNPAALRELTKCLLKEDWDLDVDLREDRLCPTIPNRLDYIYHMLDLEPYLPSSSLRPLRILDVGTGAMAIYPILLARLRPDSRIVATEIDESSYRHAKLTLEKNNIPPSSISILKSPTPDPILFPLLQSKGKCEEWDFTICNPPFFASTQEMLQGMELKDRQAHAAPTASDNELITRGGELAFITSMIRESIDIGQRCTWYTTLVGKYSSLQPLTGVLRDLKIDNYFITTIKQSRTSRWILGWSHTTTRLPDSVTRPYVIMENTTFTQLLPSSNTVRFHAPPTVSFAILKAKVLDVLRTIALDPSKDSPDPSQYEGETQDSILIAPRINTWSRAARRMAARQESKVVPEGQREASKPPALFRCRIKYVSSHATQVDGSPSLEIDWVEGRREDREAWESFCNFLLSKLGLTRKRQAETEPDGHLPKSSRSRFQGNRTRGRMAM, encoded by the exons ATGCATCAAAACAACCCATACCTGAAGCAGAAGCCAGATTTCGCTCGGTTGGCTTCTCGATACCCAAAATTCGCGCCCTT CGTCAACGTGTCCGAGGATGGATACCCTTCAATCGACTTTCAAAATCCAGCTGCTTTGAGGGAACTGACTAAGTGCTTGTTGAAAGAAGATTGGGATCTTGATGTAGATTTGAGAGAGGACAGGCTTTGCCCAACT ATACCCAATAG GCTAGATTATATCTATCACATGCTCGACCTCGAACCATAcctcccttcctcgtctttgAGACCTTTACGAATCCTTGATGT AGGAACAGGAGCCATGGCTATTTACCCTATTTTACTAGCTCGACTCCGGCCTGATTCTCGTATTGTTGCAACAG AGATCGACGAAAGTTCCTACCGCCATGCCAAGTTAACCCTCGAGAAGAATAATATACCTCCGTCTTCAATTTCCATACTGAAATCACCTACGCCTGATCcaatcctctttccattgTTGCAAAGCAAGGGCAAATGTGAGGAGTGGGACTTCACAATATGTAATCCTCCCTTTTTCGCGTCCACACAGGAAATGCTGCAAGGCATGGAATTAAAAGATAGACAAGCTCATGCA GCTCCGACTGCGTCAGACAATGAACTGATTACCAGAGGCGGGGAACTTGCTTTCATAACGAGTATGATAAGAGAAAGTATTGACATAGGGCAAAGATGCAC GTGGTATACAACCCTAGTGGGAAAGTACTCGTCATTGCAGCCCCTCACGGGGGTTTTGCGGGATCTCAAG ATTGATAACTACTTCATCACCACTATCAAGCAATCTCGAACTTCTCGATGGATACTTGGCTGGTCCCACACCACGACTCGACTTCCTGAT AGCGTAACTAGGCCTTATGTGATCATGGAAAATACGACATTCACTCAGCTTttaccatcttcaaataCCGTACGATTCCATGCTCCGCCAACCGTATCGTTTGCGATACTGAAAGCCAAGGTGCTCGATGTCCTTCGAACTATCGCTTTAGACCCGTCGAAAGATAGTCCGGATCCTTCACAATATGAAGGGGAGACGCAGGACTCCATATTGATCGCCCCCAGGATTAATACTTGGTCGCGAGCTGCTCGTCGAATGGCCGCAAGGCAAGAAAGCAAAGTGGTGCCggaagggcaaagggaaGCGAGCAAACCGCCTGCCCTTTTTCGTTGCAGAATCAAGTACGTTAGTAGCCACGCGACACAAGTGGATGGATCACCATCTTTAGAGATCGACTGGGTCGAAGGGAGACGAGAAGATCGAGAAGCTTGGGAAAGCTTTTGCAATTTCTTGCTAAGCAAATTAGGACTAACCAGGAAGCGTCAAGCAGAAACAGAACCAGATGGCCATCTCCCGAAAAGCTCACGAAGCCGTTTTCAAGGAAACAGGACAAGGGGCCGCATGGCGATGTAG